GAATGTGATGAAAACTGGCATCTTACGTCACATTGGGTTCGATCCGACCGGAGGGCGCATGGCAGCGGTTCTCTATCAGGGCGATCACGGTCCTGCAGACACTGTACGCGAGCCCTCTATTTCAGAAATTCTAGCCAACAAAAAGCGAAACATTGACTTAAAACCCTCAAAAGAGGCACGACGCAAGCGTATTCAACAGCGCAACGAAGTATATAATAGTATTTTCAAGGAGGAGGCCGTAGCAACGCCACAGGGTTCGTGTGAAACAGCGCAACTCAGTTCAGCCGATTCCAGCGACGAGGAACTAGAGATAGTAAACTAGGATATATGAGCTGGAACCAGCGCCTTCAGACCAAAAGAAGCCGGAACCACGCCGACCTCGATGCTCCCGTCAAACACGTCTCCTGGCGCTTGCAGATCTACGAGGTTGAGCAGGTGGCCATCAACGCACAATTCGTTGGCCACCCGATCAGAAGCGCCATTTTCGATGGATAATGTGAAGCTGTCGCCCAAGTTCCGATACACCAACCCTGGCGCACTCAATGCACTGCCACGAATAGTCGAGTAGCCTGCCATCAACAATTCGTTCAGTTTGTCACGCGACAGCTCAGCTTCAAACGCTAATACGTGCAGCTGCTTAAGAAGCGGATCGGACAAGGGCGACGGGACATATGTTTCCTCAAGGTGCGGCGTGTTCAGCAGGGCGAAGTAGGCATACAACCCTGCCAACTGCTCAGAGCCGTCTGCTGCGCGCACCCTGACGTGTTCTGCTAATGCGTACCGATCGAGGATCTCGGTGCTTGCCTCGCGGAAGCGCTCAACGCCGAGCCGCTGGTACCTTTCATCGTTACAGAGGTGCAGCAAGTTCGCATGGAACCCTGCAGACAGCACAATGAAGAAGCGTATCGAGTAGCCACTCGGGAAGCGCGCACGGTATAGCGGAAATGGCACGGCGTGCACCCGTCCCTGCACAAACGCCTGCAGCGCCTTCGCAGGGGTCCCCAGGCCCACAGAGTGAGCCCACGCATTGGCAGTCCCCAGCGGCAGTGCGTACACTGTCACGCCCGCGCCCGAGCCCAGAGCATTGACAAACTCCGAGATCGTGGTGTCCCCGGACATCACCAGCACCGTCGTCTCCGACGTGCGCGGGAACGTTTCTGCGAGCTCACGCACGCTGGCCGCAGAGGAGGTCCGCACGTACTCGTGTTCCACACTCAGCACCGCCAACACAGGCCCCATCACCTTCGCGTAGAAATCCGTCGCAGGCTCGCGCCCCGCGCCCGACCGCACCGAGTCCAGTACCACCAGCGGCCCCCCCGGTGCCCGCGCTTCTGCGCCCCTGCCTTCCCGCACCGCAAGCTCGACAGACCGCAGCTTACCTTCTTCCCACAGCTCTGCAACCGCGTACTCCAGCCCCTCCTTACAGAACAATTCCGTCTCCTTCATGTCTCCCGCGGCCACTCCCGTCTCCTGCCTGCCCCGTCTACCGCACTTTTTCGCAGCCCGCGAGCCCCTCGCTGCCATCGCCGCTACCGACGACACTAATGGACCACACACTGTATGTACCCAGTGTCTAGCTCGCCCGCGGCAACGTACTAACAGCTCACAGCCACCTCCACGTCCCGTTCGAGTCCGCGCGCCTCGCTGATATCGCCGCGCGTGCGCTTGCTCCCGacccgctgctgcgtcCGGAAGAGCTATCCGTTTCCTTCGCATCAGATGGCGCGAGCCTGAACATCAAGCTCGCTGCTATCGACGCACGCGTGCTACGCGTGGCCACCAACAGCATCTTCGAGGCGCTCAAGACTGTCGTGGAGACCGCCGATGAGCTCGATTTCTAATCGACCGTATGTAGCCCGGACAGTGTGCGCAGCCCAGGCGCAGGCTCCAACCGCTAATAAAGGCTCCGCCAGACCGCGCGAaccgccgcagcagccacCGCGTGGTCCGCGGCGGTCGCCAGGCGGGCTCATTAAGTAAAGAGCTGGGCCATATGCGTTTCTTTTTGCTTGCGGGCTTTTTTTCGCATGTGCTGTGTGTTGTTTTGCTCTGTAGCACACTTATCAATACCTCCTCGCAGTTGCTAGTTAATCCCAGAGCATACGAGTTCCTCTTCATCCGTGACCTTTCTGCACGACAAGTGTTTGCTGGAGGCGGATAGACGATTTGTTTGCTTACGGAGGCTTCAGAGGTGCTGCAAGCGGCGAATACTGTTTCATTAGCCCCTTGCATGAACGCACGGGAGTGTGTAGCGGCTGCAGAGACGGAAACTGGGTCATTGAGCTACAAAGGTTGGATACAGACGGGATGCAGGTGAACGAGGTGGCGATGGAAGAGTCGGGGACCAGAATGGACACGGCGCTGCACCAGAAGCGGCACAGCTCTGCGCTGGGTGGCTGCCGAGACGGGCTAGCGAAGCGGCGGGGGCCGCGCGGGGGACTAACGGCGTGTGGGCTCGTTGTCGACGCGATAGGCGCAGAGCCCGGGTCGCCGAGCTATCTGCCGACAACGTCGTCGTCGAACCTGGACGCGGCGGCACGGGCCATTGACAACAGCAGTCTGAGGCAGGTGTCCAGCACGACCTTGCACGACACACGGCTCGAGCTGCCGTCTCGGCTGTCGAGTTCGCCGGTGCAAGTGGCGCTGGATCCGTATCTCACCTGCGCAGACGGTCAGAGTTGCATAGTAGATAGAGTCGAGCATTTTGGCTATCCGCAGGAGGAGCCGAGCCCGCGCATGGGCGCAAGGCCCAAGGAAGGCGTGCCGCAGTCGCTGTGGTCTCCGCATAGCAAGAGCGGCTTCAACACACATAGCAAAGCGGTCGCGAGCAACAGTGGGAGGCGGGGTTACCCGTGCACTGGCAGCCGCTTCGCTGATGCCGCTGGGGGCGAGCAGCTCGACGACCAGGGGCCCAGTTCCAACGGTAATAACGGCAGCAGTAACAACGGCGACGCGTCTGGGGAGGGCGCTGGCCATCCCGGGGGCGGAAAAAGCAGCGCGGGGGGCGCCAGCAACGGGTCCCGCGGAAATAGTGACAACAGCGCGAACAATAATAGCAACGGAAACAACAGCGGCAACAGCAATGACAGCGATAATAATGGCAACAGCGACAGTAGTGTTCCTACCGTCGCGGTGACAGCTAAACAGTCCAGCCAGGCCCTAATGGAGAAATTGCAAGAGATCTACAGAAATATTGTAAGGCAGGAAACCGAACTACAACAAAGGTGTTCCCAGCTGACTACATCGCAGACGACTGACCTGAAAAATTTGTGGATTATTTATAAAGTGAATGCCGAGCTCATTGACAATTATTTCATGTTCATAACCACCGCCTTGTTACCTACACAGCCTGAGGCAGACTTATTGATTGGGAAGGAAATTATTGAGGTGTACAGAATTGAACGTCGGCTCTGGGTATATGGCACTATAACCTTCCTAGACGTGCTTAAAAACTTCTCCAATTTTATGGATCCGGAAGTTTGCTGCCAATTTATCATTTATGTCTTCATCTCCATCTCCAATATGCTTGGAGATATCCCACCTAAATTCAGTATCATCTGGCTTGAACGACTGGGCGACCTGTCGCGCATGGCCATAGCTTTGTATCCGTCTGGATTTATCGACTGGAAGCTCAGCGCAGAGCACTGGTATCACGAAGCGCTCAAATACACATTTGGGCATGGAAAGCTCTATTATCATATGTCTACAGTGCAGCAAAACACGTTGGCTGCATTTGTAAATCTGGGGAAAAGCGTTTTTTGCAGAGACACATTTATCCCATCCCAGCAATACATGCAGCTGGTAATCGACAATATCTACCAGCGCGCTTTCGCAGAAAGGAACAGCGGACATCATAGAAATGCACACCTTGTGGAATACCTAAAGCACACCGAGGTAATGCTATTGCCGAGCTTCTTAGAAAGCTCTGAGTTGCAGGATGTTGTCCTAGCGTTTTTCGAGCAGAAGTTCGGGGTTACGTCAAACGTCGATTTCTTTGACCCTCGACTCGTTTTTGTTCAGGATAGCGAAAGGTTAAAACATTTCTTCAGGCATGCATCCCTGTATGCTGAATCGCACCTATTACAACTAGTTGGTTTCGGTGATCCGAGGAATCCTTTTGCTTTGTTGTTTGAATTACCAAAACACTTAAAGGAGCGCAAAGACCGGAGGGAGAAACGTAAATCAAAATCTTCCACTTCAACTCAGTATGATACATCAATTGACGACGACTGCGCTTTTGCAGCACCCTCGGAGTTTTTTGAGACTATTGATTCGACCAAGTACATATACAAATTCCCTGACGATATTAACATCTGGAAAGAATCTCTCTCATACGCCAATGTTACTGCCATGAAATGTAGTATGATTGTCCTGCGGAAGTTTCTGCATGGTCCATTGCTAACAGCTTTACCACATCTGCTACCATGGGGATACTTCTTGGCTGCTACTAATTCGCGGGTAATCACAATTCCTCAGGATGAAATTAGGAGGTTCTGGGTGGCGTTAGTACGACAGCTGTTTCCTTTTAACACCATAATCACCTTTCTGAACGTTTTGCTTCTGTATATGAATAACCAAACTCAAGCAAACTTTCCATTCGACGAGTACTTCGAACAGTTCATCGACATGTCGCTAGCCGACCTCGTAGGTTATTTCTGCGAGAACGAGGAACTTCCTGAAGTATGGGAGTGTTGGGGGACCCTTTGGTTCGACGCATTGAACACTAAGCATATCACAAATTTGACAGACATAAATTCAACAGGCGTTAAGGATCACATGTTTATGGACTCGCCTATTGACGGTATTAGCTTTGACCACAATGATGAAAGTGGCGAGAAATTCTGGAAAAGGTGTGCGCGGGTGATTCTGTTATTCCGTGCACTTGCATTGGAGTGTCCATTCGGTCTTCGGGAGATCAGTGGCGGTAGGAACTGGCGCTCTCTTGTCTTCAAGTTTGAAGAACCACCCTCAGAATGGTGCGATATGTACCTTGAGCCGTTCACCCTTGTATTTGACACTTTTGAGCAAATATCACCAGTAAACCTAGATCAACGAGCGACTCCTTACTGCGGTATGACACCTGACATAGATATACGCACCCTACAGGGATACAGGATACTGTTGCCTGACTACTATTGCTTTAACAGAAATGGAGACATGATCACCGGATCTCTTTACACCATTGGTACTCTGGAAAGCAGTGGTATCCATGGGGGTGACGATTTCAATGGCAAAAGGCTCTTAGAGAACGGCGAGCTTGTGAGCACAGAGAGGCGCGACTATAACAGCCTGATAGATAGGGAAGAGCAGCCCATTATGGACGAGTTCCTCAGACATACACATTGCAAAAATGACGTCCGCTGGGAGCAAATGCTCCCTCGCGGAGATCTTCACTGCTTTGCTGATACGCATGTCACATACTTCGTGCTCGACGCAACGACATGGCTGCGCCACTTTGGCCATGTTTACAAGCTCGCCGCGAACAACATATTGAAGTTTGCCATCTGTCTCACCACTTTCCAGGAGCTGCGCTTTCTTCGCAAGTCGAAAGATGAGAGCGTGCTCGAAGCCGCCACGCGAGCCGTCATCACCGTGCGCCAGCTGTACTACGAGCGCAAGTTACTGCCTCTCCGCTTCACTGGCAACGTCGCAGGCCATCTCGAGGAGCATCTTGAGATTGAGGAACAGATGACGTGGCGCTCGCATGTAGACGAGTTCGTCATCGAGGCCATTCATAAGGCACAGGACAAGTTCAACGCGCTTAACGACGATGCCAAGGCTGCGTCACGTGACTGTATTCCCACCGGCGCAGACCAGCGCTTCAACTTCATCGCGCTTGTTACGGATGACCTCAACATGCGAAATAAGGCTGGTGCCCAGAACATCAAGGCCTTCTCTACGCGCTTCATGTTTTCCGTGTGCAACGAGCTCGGCCACGCCAAGAATGTATGTACAAACTAGTAAACATACGTAGCCCCATCCTCCACAACTTTATACACTAGCCTCGCGCTCTGCGCGCCATCCGACGCTCCAGTACACCCCTGTGTAGAGCGCAAATGTCAGCGGTCCATCCGTGCAGATCCGGTCCCCCAGCTgccagccgccgccgggCCCGCCGGCTACCACCACTATCGTGCCCATCGCTGTGTGCAGCGCCACCAGCCTCGCCCCGACCGGACAAATGGCCACCACCACCTGCGGCCCCGTTGGCCCGTCCCGTTCCATTCCGAGCCGGCTGCGTGAGCGCCGCACCTTGCACTCGGTTGCGAACCGGCCTAGCGCGCTCTGGATGCGTTCCGGCATGtcggcgccgcggccgcccATACGCACAGCCTGCGAACTCTGCCCCGGGCTCGTCCGCCGCCCGGCGCACACCAATGCCTGCATCGCCGCGGTTGCCGGTGCCGCCCGCACTGCCCGCACCGCCACGGCAGCCGGCACTACCTCACACAGCCATCGCCCAGTCGCCAACGGCGCAGCCGCTCGTGCCATAACGCGGagcggccgccgcccctCCTGCCGCAATACGGCTCCCCGTCTTACTTCCCGCTGTGCCATGCTGTGTTCCACGCTAGCGTCTGGCCGCGAACTGCCGCCGTCTtctgccgccgccggcgcggtTACCCGGGACGCCCCTTTCCCCGCCTACTTCCGGCCTGTTCCGACTGTCCCCCGGACTCTTGGCCTTTATTCGACCCCTGACCGGTAACTGCGGGCCAGCACAAAAAAGAGCCGCGCTGCTCCGGGCAGCCGCCGGCAGACGGAGCCGAGCACTTACCGAAAGGCCTTTCCAACAGCTGCTAAATGTGGGGGATTGATTCGCATGCTTCCGGATCGGCGAAAAACGGATAGCACAGCGAAACCGCTGTACTTGCTTCATCCATAGGTCCGCGACGTAGTTTGTGCTAGCGACAGCGCTGTTGCAGGCCGCGTAGAACACAGTGGAACGGCCAGAGACTGGGCGCTGCGGCAAACAGCCAAGTAGACGTAATTTTCAGTCCTTGTGCTTCGGCGTGTATAAATAGAGGCATCTAGCGTAGTAGATGGCATGTCTCAAGTGGACAAGCTTCAGCTACACAGAGGAGAGCTAGCAGGCCAATAAGTTCACTATGTCGCCATCAAAGGTATACCAAACACCAGAGGAGAAGATCCGCGCTGAGCTTGGGCTCAGCTCGGGCGTTTTGACGATTCGGCGCAATGCGCCGGCCGCGGTGTTGTACGAAGATGCGCTAGCGGAGCGCAAGACAGCAATCTCCAGCACTGGCGCGTTGATTGCGTACTCTGGGGAAAAGACGGGTCGGTCGCCTAAGGACAAGCGGATCGTGGACGAGCCCACGTCGTCTGACAATATTTGGTGGGGTCCAGTGAACCGCAAGGCGTCGGAGAAGACGTGGTTGATCAACCGCGAGCGTGCCGCAGACTTCTTGCGTACCCGCGAGCACCTATACATCGTGGATGCGTACGCGGGCTGGGACCCCCGCTACCGCATCAAGATCCGGATTGTGTGCTGCCGCGCATACCACGCGTTGTTCATGACCAACATGTTGATCAGGCCGACCGAAGAGGAGCTTGCGGAGTTCGGCGAGCCAGACTTCACCGTGTGGAACGCGGGCCAGTTCCCAGCGAACACGCACACTGAGGGTATGTCCTCGAAGACCACTGTCGAAATCAACTTCAGGGCGATGGAGATGGTCATCCTTGGCACGGAGTACGCTGGTGAGATGAAGAAGGGTATCTTCACGGTGATGTTCTACTTGATGCCTATCAACCACAACGTCTTGACATTGCACTCCTCCGCCAACCAGGGCCCCAACAACGATGTGACGCTCTTCTTCGGCTTGAGCGGCACTGGTAAGACGACCTTGTCTGCGGACCAGCACCGGAAATTGAtcggcgacgacgagcaCTGCTGGTCTGACTACGGTGTGTTCAACATAGAAGGTGGGTGCTACGCCAAGTGTATCGGCCTAAGCGGGGAGAAGGAGCCGGAAATCTTCAATGCAATCAAGTACGGCTCTGTTTTGGAGAACGTGGTCTACGACCCAGTAACGCGTGTCGTGGACTATGAGGACTCTTCGATCACCGAGAACACACGTTGCGCGTACCCAATTGAGTACATCCCAAGCGCGCAGATTCCATGCTTGTCCGAGAACCATCCTTCTAACATCGTTCTATTGACCTGCGATGCCTCAGGTGTGTTGCCACCTGTGTCCCGTTTGACGCCGGAGCAGGTGATGTACCACTTCATCTCGGGCTACACCTCCAAGATGGCCGGTACTGAGCAGGGAGTCACTGAGCCTGAGGCTACCTTCTCTTCCTGCTTCGGCCAGCCATTCCTAGCCCTACATCCAATGAAATACGCTACGATGTTGGCTGAAAAGATGTCGCAGCATAACGCTAGCGCCTGGTTGATTAACACGGGCTGGACTGGCTCCTCGTATACGGCCGGCGGTAAGCGCTGTCCATTGAAGTACACCCGTGCTATCTTGGACTCGATCCATGACGGAACCTTGGCCCAGGCTGAATACGAGACCCTACCCGTCTTTGGTTTGTCCATTCCAAAAGCGGTCGAGGGCGTGCCAGCTG
This is a stretch of genomic DNA from Eremothecium gossypii ATCC 10895 chromosome VI, complete sequence. It encodes these proteins:
- a CDS encoding diacylglycerol/lipid kinase family protein (NOHBY633; No homolog in Saccharomyces cerevisiae; Syntenic homolog of Kluyveromyces lactis KLLA0A00550g), which produces MKETELFCKEGLEYAVAELWEEGKLRSVELAVREGRGAEARAPGGPLVVLDSVRSGAGREPATDFYAKVMGPVLAVLSVEHEYVRTSSAASVRELAETFPRTSETTVLVMSGDTTISEFVNALGSGAGVTVYALPLGTANAWAHSVGLGTPAKALQAFVQGRVHAVPFPLYRARFPSGYSIRFFIVLSAGFHANLLHLCNDERYQRLGVERFREASTEILDRYALAEHVRVRAADGSEQLAGLYAYFALLNTPHLEETYVPSPLSDPLLKQLHVLAFEAELSRDKLNELLMAGYSTIRGSALSAPGLVYRNLGDSFTLSIENGASDRVANELCVDGHLLNLVDLQAPGDVFDGSIEVGVVPASFGLKALVPAHIS
- the PCC1 gene encoding chromatin DNA-binding EKC/KEOPS complex subunit PCC1 (Syntenic homolog of Saccharomyces cerevisiae YKR095W-A (PCC1); 1-intron) codes for the protein MDHTLHLHVPFESARLADIAARALAPDPLLRPEELSVSFASDGASLNIKLAAIDARVLRVATNSIFEALKTVVETADELDF
- a CDS encoding PIN domain-containing protein (Syntenic homolog of Saccharomyces cerevisiae YIL151C and YKR096W): MQVNEVAMEESGTRMDTALHQKRHSSALGGCRDGLAKRRGPRGGLTACGLVVDAIGAEPGSPSYLPTTSSSNLDAAARAIDNSSLRQVSSTTLHDTRLELPSRLSSSPVQVALDPYLTCADGQSCIVDRVEHFGYPQEEPSPRMGARPKEGVPQSLWSPHSKSGFNTHSKAVASNSGRRGYPCTGSRFADAAGGEQLDDQGPSSNGNNGSSNNGDASGEGAGHPGGGKSSAGGASNGSRGNSDNSANNNSNGNNSGNSNDSDNNGNSDSSVPTVAVTAKQSSQALMEKLQEIYRNIVRQETELQQRCSQLTTSQTTDLKNLWIIYKVNAELIDNYFMFITTALLPTQPEADLLIGKEIIEVYRIERRLWVYGTITFLDVLKNFSNFMDPEVCCQFIIYVFISISNMLGDIPPKFSIIWLERLGDLSRMAIALYPSGFIDWKLSAEHWYHEALKYTFGHGKLYYHMSTVQQNTLAAFVNLGKSVFCRDTFIPSQQYMQLVIDNIYQRAFAERNSGHHRNAHLVEYLKHTEVMLLPSFLESSELQDVVLAFFEQKFGVTSNVDFFDPRLVFVQDSERLKHFFRHASLYAESHLLQLVGFGDPRNPFALLFELPKHLKERKDRREKRKSKSSTSTQYDTSIDDDCAFAAPSEFFETIDSTKYIYKFPDDINIWKESLSYANVTAMKCSMIVLRKFLHGPLLTALPHLLPWGYFLAATNSRVITIPQDEIRRFWVALVRQLFPFNTIITFLNVLLLYMNNQTQANFPFDEYFEQFIDMSLADLVGYFCENEELPEVWECWGTLWFDALNTKHITNLTDINSTGVKDHMFMDSPIDGISFDHNDESGEKFWKRCARVILLFRALALECPFGLREISGGRNWRSLVFKFEEPPSEWCDMYLEPFTLVFDTFEQISPVNLDQRATPYCGMTPDIDIRTLQGYRILLPDYYCFNRNGDMITGSLYTIGTLESSGIHGGDDFNGKRLLENGELVSTERRDYNSLIDREEQPIMDEFLRHTHCKNDVRWEQMLPRGDLHCFADTHVTYFVLDATTWLRHFGHVYKLAANNILKFAICLTTFQELRFLRKSKDESVLEAATRAVITVRQLYYERKLLPLRFTGNVAGHLEEHLEIEEQMTWRSHVDEFVIEAIHKAQDKFNALNDDAKAASRDCIPTGADQRFNFIALVTDDLNMRNKAGAQNIKAFSTRFMFSVCNELGHAKNVCTN
- a CDS encoding AFR291Cp (Syntenic homolog of Saccharomyces cerevisiae YIL152W), which encodes MAQREVRRGAVLRQEGRRPLRVMARAAAPLATGRWLCEVVPAAVAVRAVRAAPATAAMQALVCAGRRTSPGQSSQAVRMGGRGADMPERIQSALGRFATECKVRRSRSRLGMERDGPTGPQVVVAICPVGARLVALHTAMGTIVVVAGGPGGGWQLGDRICTDGPLTFALYTGVYWSVGWRAEREASV
- the PCK1 gene encoding phosphoenolpyruvate carboxykinase PCK1 (Syntenic homolog of Saccharomyces cerevisiae YKR097W (PCK1)), which produces MSPSKVYQTPEEKIRAELGLSSGVLTIRRNAPAAVLYEDALAERKTAISSTGALIAYSGEKTGRSPKDKRIVDEPTSSDNIWWGPVNRKASEKTWLINRERAADFLRTREHLYIVDAYAGWDPRYRIKIRIVCCRAYHALFMTNMLIRPTEEELAEFGEPDFTVWNAGQFPANTHTEGMSSKTTVEINFRAMEMVILGTEYAGEMKKGIFTVMFYLMPINHNVLTLHSSANQGPNNDVTLFFGLSGTGKTTLSADQHRKLIGDDEHCWSDYGVFNIEGGCYAKCIGLSGEKEPEIFNAIKYGSVLENVVYDPVTRVVDYEDSSITENTRCAYPIEYIPSAQIPCLSENHPSNIVLLTCDASGVLPPVSRLTPEQVMYHFISGYTSKMAGTEQGVTEPEATFSSCFGQPFLALHPMKYATMLAEKMSQHNASAWLINTGWTGSSYTAGGKRCPLKYTRAILDSIHDGTLAQAEYETLPVFGLSIPKAVEGVPAELLNPAKNWVEGEGKYASAVSALASKFTENFKIYQDQATEEVVRAGPQI